ATCCTAAGTTCCCCATCGTCTGGATCATTTTTGGACACTCATTGCGCCGACTTTATGAAACCCTTTATGTATTGCATTATACAAGCAAATCCAGGATGAATTGGTCCCATTATCTAGTCGGAATATGGTTCTATTCCGTACTCTTGCTAATCCTAAATATATCATTGTACAGGAACACTATTCCAAATACGCTAAACACGAGTGCCTTCATCATATTCTGCATAGCATCTTGGGATCAGTATAAAAACCATCATATTCTGGCCCAGCTGGTTAAATATTCGCTGCCAACAGGAAGGCTCTTCAGCTTGGTATGCTGTCCTCATTATCTGGACGaaataattatttattctaCTCTGTTGCCCTATGAGCAAGAATTTTATTTAACACTTGTTTGGGTAATCGCAAGTTTGACAATATCTGCATTAGAAACACAAAACTATTACAGGCACAAATTCAAGGATAATCACGTAGCTCGCTACTCCATAATACCTTTCATAATCTAGCAGTATACACACAcccatatatatatatatatatacatagaCGTGATAGAAATCTCTTAGTTTTCAGTATTATAACTTTTATCACTAAGAATATGCAAAGGCTCGTTTACGTGTCACTAGAAACGAAGTTAGACCCATACTTTTTTGAGGCAGTTTGAAAGAGTAAATACTGGCACAGTGGCTAAGACCTATCGCTGCTAACCAAAAGGTTAGacatcttgaaatttttggacaTATTCATTGCTTAAAACGAGCACCAAAACTAGGCAATAACTCATTTTCATCTAAAATTCAAGGCCATTGTTTTACCTGAATTTGCTGTTATTAGAAGCGTGATCTACATAACAAAGGATTTCACCtggatttttgaaacttaTACAGTACTCAACAACCCGCTCATTAATAACAATATACCGTTAAACGATTGAGAAAAGTAACAATTAGAACACTTGTGTGACGTAAGGTTaatctgaaaaagaaaagggtaTCAGCGTGCACGGAAAACTTTAGAGACAAATGCCTAACCCTCCTTCATTTAAGTCACATAAGCAGAATATATTCAACTCCAATAATAATCAGCACGCAAACAGTGTAGATTCTTTTGACTTACATCTCGACGATTCATTTGACGCTGCCTTAGACAGTTTAcaaatcaataataacCCAGAACCACTTAGTAAGCATAACACTGTTGGAGATAGGgaaagttttgaaatgaGAACAGTAGATGACTTagataatttttctaacCATTCTTCGGATTCACATCGTAAGTCTTCAAACACAGATACCCATCCTTTGATGTATGATAATCACCTCTCGCAGGATGACAATTACAAATTTACTAATATTGCTTCATCGTCACCATCATCTTCaaacaatattttttcaaaagccCTCTCATTTTTAAAGGTATCTAACACAAAAAGCTGGTCCAAGTTTGGATCATCCATTGAACTCAGCGATCAACATATAGAAAGAGAAATACATCCAGATACGACCCCTGTGTACGACAGGAATAGATATGCGTCAAACGAACTATCTAATGCCAAATATAATGCCGTGACCTTTGTGCCAACTTTATTGTATGAACAgttcaaattcttttacaatttatactttttaGTTGTCGCATTATCACAGGCCGTTCCTGCACTAAGAATAGGGTATTTATCGTCGTATATCGTACCTTTAGCATTTGTGCTGACAGTAACCATGGCAAAGGAGGCTATAGATGATATTCAGAGAAGGAGACGTGATAGAGAATCAAACAACGAATTGTATCATGTAATAACGAGAAACCGTTCCATTCCAAGCAAAGACTTGAAAGTTGGAGATCTCATAAAAGTTCATAAAGGTGATCGTATTCCTGCTGATTTGGTTCTTTTGCAATCAAGTGAACCATCTGGAGAGTCATTTATAAAAACAGATCAGCTAGATGGTGAGACTGACTGGAAATTGCGTGTTGCCTGTCCCTTGACCCAAAATCTATCTGAGACTGACTTAATTAATAGGATTAGTATAACAGCCTCAGCCCCTGAGAAATCTATTCACAAATTTTTGGGTAAAGTTACTTACAAGGACTCTACTTCAAGCCCTTTATCTGTAGATAATACTCTTTGGGCGAACACTGTTCTAGCTTCCAGTGGATTTTGTATTGCTTGTGTTGTCTACACTGGTAGAGATACTAGGCAAGCCATGAATACAACCACAGCTAAGGTTAAAACTGGCTTGCTAGAGCTAGAGATCAATAGCATTTCCAAGATTCTTTGTGCATGCGTTTTTGCCTTGTCAATTCTTTTAGTTGCATTTGCCGGTTTCCACAATGACGACTGGTACATTGACATTTTGAGATATctgattttgttttctacCATCATTCCTGTCTCTTTAAGAGTTAATTTAGATTTAGCCAAAAGTGTTTATGCACATCAAATCGAGCACGATGAAACTATTCCTGAAACGATTGTTAGAACAAGCACAATTCCAGAAGATCTAGGCCGTATTGAATACCTTCTAAGCGATAAAACTGGGACGCTTACTCAGAATGATATgcagttgaagaaaatacaCTTGGGTACAGTATCGTACACTTCAGAAACATTAGACATTGTCTCCGACTATGTGCAATCTCTGGTAGACTCTAAAAATGATTCATTGAACAATTCCAAAGTTGCTCtatcaacaacaagaaaGGATATGTCTTCACGTGTACGTGATATGATTTTGACTCTAGCAATTTGTCATAACGTTACTCCcacttttgaagatgatgaactGACATATCAAGCAGCATCACCTGATGAAATCGCTATCGTTAAATTTACCGAATCGGTTGGCTTGtcccttttcaaaagagatcgtcattcaatttctttattacATGAACATTCTGGGAAAACTTTAAATTATGAAGTTTTACAAGTGTTTCCATTCAATTCTGATTCCAAGCGTATGGGTATCATTGTTCGCGATGAGCAACTGGATGAATATTGGTTTATGCAAAAGGGCGCCGATACAGTGATGGCAAAAATTGtggaaaataatgattgGCTAGAGGAAGAAACAGGAAACATGGCTCGTGAAGGTTTACGTACTTTGGTTATTGGTCGTAGAAAattaaacaagaaaatttatgaACAATTCCAAAAAGAGTACAAGGATGCCTCTTTGTCAATGCTAAATCGTGATCAACAAATGAGTCAAGTTATCACCAAGTACTTAGAACATGATCTTGAGTTGTTAGGTTTAACAGGTGTAGAAGACAAGTTACAAAAGGATGTGAAGTCCTCTATCGAGTTACTGAGAAATGCTGGTATTAAAATTTGGATGTTGACTGGTGATAAAGTTGAAACCGCTCGTTGCGTTTCCATAAGTGCAAAATTAATATCTCGTGGCCAGTACGTTCATACCATAACCAAAGTCACCAGACCGGAAGGTGCATTCAATCAGCTGGAGTACCTAAAAATTAATAGAAATGCTTGTCTTTTAATAGATGGTGAATCGTTGGGaatgtttttgaaacatTACGAAcaggaattttttgatgtcGTGGTCCACTTGCCTACTGTTATTGCTTGCCGTTGTACACCTCAACAAAAAGCAGATGTTGCTTTGGTAATTCGTAAAATGACAGGCAAAAGGGTATGTTGTATTGGTGACGGAGGTAATGACGTTAGTATGATCCAATGTGCAGATGTTGGAGTTGGGATTGTAGGAAAAGAGGGTAAACAAGCTTCCTTAGCTGCTGATTTTTCTATAACGCAATTTTGTCATCTTACCGAATTACTATTGTGGCACGGTAGAAATTCCTACAAAAGATCTGCTAAATTGGCTCAATTTGTTATGCATAGAGGTTTGATCATTGCAATTTGCCAGGCAGTATATTCTATTTGTTCATTGTTTGAGCCTATTGCCCTTTATCAAGGTTGGTTAATGGTCGGTTATGCCACCTGTTATACAATGGCCCCAGTCTTTTCATTAACTCTTGATCACGATATTGAAGAATCATTGACAAAAATATACCCAGAACTGTACAAAGAATTGACTGAAGGCAAGAGCTTATCATACAAGACATTCTTTGTTTGGGTTCTATTGTCGTTGTTCCAAGGTTCTGTAATCCAATTATTTTCCCAAACCTTTACTAGTTTGTTAGATTCTGATTTCACGAGGATGGTTGCCATCAGCTTCACTGCTTTGGTTGTAAATGAATTAATCATGGTTGCCTTAGAAATTTACACATGGAATAAAACAATGTTTGTTACGGAAATTGCTACTCTACTGTTTTACATCGTATCCGTCCCATTTCTTGGCGATTATTTTGATTTAGGTTATATGACTACCGTAAAGTACTATGCTGAACTTTTAGTTATTTTACTCATCTCGGTCTTCCCTGTCTGGACGGCAAAGGCAATTTATAGAAGGCTACATCCTCCGAGTTATGCAAAAGTGCAAGAGTTTGCCACTCCATAATTAAATTGGTTTGATTCATCTTGTTATTTCAATGGATtatctttaaaaaaaatctatcatatttcaaaatataaattcttatttttacaAAGAAGATATAGATTATgcataatattattttgttacattttttttttcttttactttttattttctttttcttcgtgCTTCCTCAAATAAGCATCTTTAGCAGATTGACAAGAATAGCAAACATCGTATTCAATCCAAATCACATAATACTTTCCACTTCACTTTCACTGTCTGTCTCAGGCGATCTATCATCGACAGTATTGACAGTTGGCCTCTGGAAATCAGTCGCATGCGCCCAAGGAATGGACCTCGAAATGTTCTCAAATACGGAGGACCTTCTTCTAAACGTTCCACGGTAGGCGGGCATGGGTTCAGCAAAGCTGTGAGGATTGTTGTCATGTGAAGGCGTGATAGGTATATCGTTCAATGATGAGAAGGTCTTTGAACCTAAATCACTGCTGTCCATAGAATCATCACCAACTTGTGCAATTGGGTAGGGCAAGGGTGCGTCGCCAGTAACCCTGAACAGGTGAACATTAGCAACATGTTCATTTTCAACTCTGAAGATGATCCAAACGAATCTTCTCAACACTTCCAAAGTAGCCAATATAAACGACGTCACAGCACTTTGCTGAATTGTTTGAGGAGCAATCGCGTATACAATCCACTCAAATCTAATGAGGACATCCCAAATCATagcaaaataataaactAACTTCCTGCTGAATGAATAACTGCCGTTTTCCCAATTTTTCTTACCAGCTAAATACAAATCATCCCTTAGCAACCAATTGTAAGAAGTGGTATTGTGCGCAACGGACCAATCCATGACTAAATCCCAGGCAGAAGTGAGGAGGGAATTCAATGTGGCACACACAATAAAAGGGGTTCTCCTTTGTTCTGAACGGTCTGACAATCTGTAAGCACAAAGTGTGGCATTATACGCTATACCCAAGGTATATTTAGCGGCGTTCAAAAGATGAGGGAACCAATCACCAGAATCTGCAAATCTTCGTAAACATTGCATGAATCTCCAATAGCTCGGTAAGCAGGATAAGGCACCCATTGCCCTGGAATGTGAAGAACCACATAAATTATTGGGAGTATGAGAGTAAACACAAAAGAACATAGCGATATCCGCAATAGAATACGTCAACGAACAAATAATATCTcccaagaagaaatcaccAAACTCAACGGGAAAAAAACCAGACATCGCCAGTCTGATAAAAGTGACCACCAACCATTTTCTAGTGTGCACGACTTTGTCCCAATATGGGATGAGACCAGAGGGACATAGAAACAGGAAAGTCACAATACCGATGTATAAGAATCCTAAGGGTGTAAGTTTTTCCAAAGCGAAACTTAACATGGAACAGACCGCACAAGGTACTATGAAGAAAGTCAAGAAATACAATTTGAGCGGAATTTTACTTGTGGCAAAATCATTGTTGAAGAACTGCGTACCATTCTTGGATTGAATCTCACCCAGCATAATAAATCTATAATTAATCCCGGTTCTATGCCAGATAAAACAattaacaagaaaaaggaacgCGATCAGCAAAACCATATACCAACCACCCCACAGTGGGAACAAAATCTTGTGCGTAAATGACGTTTCCTCAGAGCTGATAGCCAAATACAAAGTGTAAGTGATCAAAGTCATTGACACACCAATGCCCAGCCCGACAACAAGCATCTGCACAATCGATCTATTGTTTCTATGGACCATTTGTTCGGAGATGGAGTACTGAATggtcaatttcttcaacttaTGGGTGTTGTGTTTCCTGTCCTTGGGTGAATTAGTCAACGCGGTGGTAAACCACTCGGTGATCTGCGTTTCCAACCAAGTGATGGGCTCTTTGTCTCTTTGGGCGGAGGAGAGCTCCGAAGTGGGTGTCGGTTGCGAGCTGGTTATTTGTTGCATCTGCTGTGCAACCAACTGCACGTTGGCATCCGCATGCTTGAAAAGGATGTAGTGGGTCCTAGCGTACGACATGAACGTGGTCAGCTCTCTTGTGTGACATGTTTTATCAAACTTTTTGACCATTTTACGGAACCCGGTCACGTTGATATCCCGGAACGACTTGACCAATTGCAAGTACAGATAGTACTCGATTATGGCGTTACTTAACAAGTTTCTGGCCTGCGTCGTCGTCATAGTATCCAGAAAAGAAGCCCCAAAGGCAAACGTCTCGCGACCCCTCGAAGACGCATCCTGCCTCAAATCCTGCAGCAGTGAAAATCCGCGCTTGGGCCATGATGGCAACAGCCTATTGTCCTTAAGTACTTTCTGACAATACGCTAGCAGCGACAGATGCGGCTTATTGGCCTCTTTGGTAGAGGGCATTGACCCGTACATAACAGACCGGCTATCGCTGTCGATACTATTGACCCCGGAGTCAGAACGGTCAGCAAGGCCTGCTGCATACAGACTTGTGGACATGTCAACATTCGAACTAGACCGGTTCAAGTTGTCGCGCTCGTAGTTCTTTTGCAGCGAGTAATAGTGCAGTTGCGACTTCAAAACCTCAAACTTCTTGTCGCACTCCCTTAGCAGCCAAAGGTAGAACTCGTTACATTTGCTCAACTGGAACGAGATCAACCAGTCCTCAATGAAGTCAGCGACGAACTCTCTCTGCAAAGCAGAGTAGTCTTTCTTGAAGGCAGGTCCGGAGCGGTAGTCTCCGTCGCTGCGCCTGTTGCCAGGCTCTCTCTGCTGATATGCAGTCTGGTATACCGACATGGAGGGCATCCAGCTCCGGTAGGAGCTGGATCGCTCCTCTTCGGCGTCCAGCTTTTCCTTATAGCGGCGAAGCTTCTTCTTGCCGACCTTATAATCGATATACTTGTCCCTCCATTCTGGGATGGCAGACTCGGTTAGATGGTCAGCAAACTTCATCTAGTACGGTGCTATAGTGTAGCCCTTCCATTGCTGCTAactaaataaaaaaaaaaaaaaataactatCAAACATCAAAtcaacaaaacaaaacaaaaaagcaAAGGAGAAAACCCATCTTGTACATGTAAAGTCCCCAACTGTTGCGAAACCGTGCGATGATGTTCATGGAACTTGCGTCTAATAAAACCGCATCCCGTTCCACGTGATAAACTGCACCCAAAATCCGTTCTAGAAATGCCTCATATACACCCACACCGGTGGGATCCCGACTCGATGACTACCAGCACATAGCCAGCCGCTACGGCTGGCCCCACCGGCCAGCATGTGgatgacaatgatgaaTGGTGATGGTGATAACGACGTTTAAACAAATGGCTGCTGCGATAACAACTAGGGGGCTATGGAGACAGATCTAGGAAAGATAACTGCAAGGGTGTGTGTGGCACGGCAGCACAAGGGTATTGTATCGCACTAAAAGGTTAAGAAGCCATAGCATGCACGCTGTATcccaaaaaaatgacattgAACAGGCGTGTGTGTTATAAATACATATATCGTGCGTGTGTATATACGTTTGTGGGCATGCTTGCGTGTGTTTATGTGTGCTATACAATGTGGATGTTTTAATGTAGTAATAATGTTTCACGTGATCAAGAAGCCACAGTTTGCGCGgagatattttatttttttcatcagcGTGGGAAGAAAGCAACCTTGCAGTTTGTATCGTGTGTAAGAGAAGACTGGAGTTAAAGAAGTTTAGAGAAGAGGCTTGAGTAGCGGTATAGGGGTGTGTGTGTTTGGTTATTTATAAAGGAGGAGGGTATGAGGAGACAGACGCAACGGATGATGAGTTTCGAGGACGAGGACAAGGAAGAcgttgataataataacagcAGTGAAATGACAGACACGGCGATGATGCCACCTTTAAAGAGATTGCTTATTGCGGGCAGCGGCGAGGATTTGCCACAGGGATCATCGggtaagaagaagatgacgatgGCGACGAGGTTGCCATCGTCATCACCCGATTTAGCAACAAACGATAGCGGCACTAGGGTACAGCCATTGCCAGAATATAACTTCACCAAGTTTTGCTATCGACATAACCCGGATATTCAGTTCTCACCAACTCATACAGCATGCTACAAACAGGATTTGAAGCGAACGCAAGAGATCAATGCCAACATTGCAAAACTGCCACTGCAGGAGCAATCAGACATCCACCACATAATCTCGAAGTACAGCAATTCCAACGACAAAATACGGAAGCTGATCCTGGATGGGATCCTATCGACGAGTTGCTTCCCGCAGCTTTCATATATTTCGTCACATGTTACGCACATGATCAAGATCGATTTTATCAGTATTCTGCCGCAGGAGCTGTCGCTGAAGATTTTGAGCTATCTGGATTGTCAGTCCCTTTGCAACGCCACGAGGGTATGCCGCAAATGGCAGAAACTCGCCGATGACGACAGGGTATGGTACCACATGTGCGAGCAGCACATAGATAGGAAATGCCCCAACTGTGGCTGGGGGCTACCTCTTTTGCACATGAAACGTGCCCGGATACAACAGAGCAATGCCGGATCTAACAGCAATACAGAAATTCAGACGCAAACTACGCGACCTTGGAAGGTCATCTACAGGGAACGATTCAAAGTGGAGTCAAATTGGAGGAAGGGCCACTGCAGGATTCAGGAATTCAAGGGCCACATGGATGGCGTGTTGACGCTCCAGTTCAACTACAGGCTTTTATTTACGGGGTCGTACGACTCCACCATAGGAATATGGGACCTGTTCACGGGGAAGCTAATACGAAGGCTCAGCGGCCATTCAGACGGCGTCAAGACATTGTATTTCGACGACAGGAAGCTGATTACCGGCTCGCTCGATAAGACGATCCGTGTTTGGAACTACATAACGGGTGAATGTATCTCCACGTATCGAGGCCATTCGGATAGCGTTCTGAGCGTGGACTCATATCAGAAGGTTATCGTTTCCGGCAGCGCTGACAAAACGGTCAAAGTTTGGCACGTGGAGTCAAGGACATGTTACACTTTAAGAGGCCACACAGAATGGGTCAATTGCGTCAAATTGCATCCAAAGAGCTTTTCATGTTTTAGTTGTAGTGACGACACCACAATACGAATGTGGGATATCAGAACCAATTCGTGCCTGAAAGTGTTCAGGGGTCATGTCGGGCAAGTACAAAAGATCATACCGCTCACCATAAAGGATGTAGAGAATTTAGCCACCGACAACACTTCTGATGGCAGCTCTTTGCAGGATGACTCGATAATGGCCGATGGTGTAGGTGAATCAGACACACCATCCGATGAGCAAGAGACCGTTCTGGATGAAAACATACCTTATCCCACCCATCTGCTCTCTTGCGGACTGGACAACACAATCAAACTATGGGACGTCAAAACCGGCAAATGCATAAGAACACAGTTTGGACACGTGGAAGGTGTTTGGGACATCGCCGCTGACAACTTCAGAATCATAAGTGGGTCCCACGACGGAAGCATCAAGGTCTGGGACTTGCAAAGCGGGAGATGTATGCACACCTTCAACGGACGAAGACTACAAAGGGAAACTCAGCCCACCCAAACACAATCCTTGGGCGACAAAGTTGCCCCCATCGCTTGCGTTTGTATTGGCGATTCGGAATGCTTCAGCGGTGATGAGTTCGGATGCGtaaaaatgtataaatTCGATCTCAGTGATTAGAACATACGGCATTGTCTTGGTCGGAGTAGTAGTACCTcgaatatatatatatatatatatatatataaatgaaaaatacaTAATAGCATTCCAcatatattttattatcaGAAAGAGAAACGcaaagaaacgaaaagCTAGCATGTCACTGGCCTTTtccatcttcaatttctttttcttcctctttttcgTCTTAGTAAAACTCTCGACCATTAGTTGCTATTGCTCCCCCCACGGAGCCCTTCCCACGCCAAGGGGATGTCAGGGGGGGACCAGCGATAAAGCTTATTAAGTTGACGGCGATGATGAGGAGGGCGTAGGCATAAAATGTCGTACAAGATCCATAATGTACAATATTGTTTCCTCAACAGCAGTAATAAATTTAGAGGGCGAAAGTactttattatataaacGCGCACGGCCATAGTATATAAAGGCGATTACATAATAGAATGGTTTTCGATTCCGTAACCCttgaaagataaaatatacataaaaTATACAAGATCCTAACAGTTGAGGTGCCGGCTTTGGTGATTGCTTCATAATAAATAATCAAGATAACACAGCTAgctattattattgctTTATCCGTATGGCTACCACCACGCAACCACAAAATATACTGATGGATGAACCTTCAAATCTTCCTAACAACAGCGCCCACGATAATAAGTATGGAAACATAAATGCGAGTACAAGAAGTTTTACAGGCATGGGCATGCACATGCACCCTGCCAGACTGAACTCTCTGGAGTTTTTGCACATGCCCAGGAGACTTTCTAATGTCAAACTGCACAGATTACCTCAGGACGAGTTGCAAAGAAATACAGACATGAACAAGGGTATGTCTTTCAATGGGAAGCAAGTTCATGCACATCATCCCTTTATAAACCCGGGAGCGGATTTCAGTGCTCATCATCAAAACGTTAGTAAACTTGGGgaggaagaagacgaaATCTCTCCCCTATCACACGATAATTTTCAGTACGAATCCGAAGAAAATGCCATTCCTTCACCTCCCATCTATAAGAAATCTGGAGAACTGGTGAAAAGTTcattaaaaagaagatcCAAGTCCCTACCCATCACTCCCAAATCTATATTCAACAAAACTGGCGCTAAGGGCAAGCACGTCAATTTGGATCATGTGGATACGAGGCTGTTGCAAAGAAGTAAAAGTGTCCATTTCGATCGTGTTTTACCAATAAAGCTGTTcaatgaaaacgaaaaacCTATAGATGTTGGAAAACAAATGATTCAACAAgatgttttgaatttcaaacaCAAGCCTTTGACAAGACTAAGTGGTCTTAATGGCGACACTAATAGCGTACCTATAGAGGATTTGCTATCCGAAGACAACCAAAATGAATATACAGACACATGGCTACGAAACCCGAAGGGTGTATTCCTATTTGGTACAAATTCCAATAATCgtagaaataaaaaaaaaaagttcaaacTCAGTGACGATGACagtgatattgaaaatgacaATGACAGCGACGACGCTATTAACCGCTTAGTAAGACAACAGGACAAAGATCAGTCTCACCTTGCACACGGgttgaagaatttgttAATAAACGATGACGAGGATTATTTAGAATCAAGAACAAATTCCACTAGATCAGATGCCAATTTGTTTTATGGAAACTCTAAAAGGATTGTTGGTCTTTACAATAAGAACTTCCCAATCTTGAGTGACAGGAATCGTAAAAGCTTAAAACTTAACATATTTTTAAATCTCTCTCGTGGAAGGCCCGtttttttgcaagaaaTTACGCTACTGACTGGCTTCCACAACATGGTTATAATTGGGA
This region of Saccharomyces paradoxus chromosome IX, complete sequence genomic DNA includes:
- the PIG2 gene encoding putative protein phosphatase regulator PIG2 (type-1 protein phosphatase targeting subunit~similar to YIL045W), with protein sequence MATTTQPQNILMDEPSNLPNNSAHDNKYGNINASTRSFTGMGMHMHPARLNSLEFLHMPRRLSNVKLHRLPQDELQRNTDMNKGMSFNGKQVHAHHPFINPGADFSAHHQNVSKLGEEEDEISPLSHDNFQYESEENAIPSPPIYKKSGELVKSSLKRRSKSLPITPKSIFNKTGAKGKHVNLDHVDTRLLQRSKSVHFDRVLPIKLFNENEKPIDVGKQMIQQDVLNFKHKPLTRLSGLNGDTNSVPIEDLLSEDNQNEYTDTWLRNPKGVFLFGTNSNNRRNKKKKFKLSDDDSDIENDNDSDDAINRLVRQQDKDQSHLAHGLKNLLINDDEDYLESRTNSTRSDANLFYGNSKRIVGLYNKNFPILSDRNRKSLKLNIFLNLSRGRPVFLQEITLLTGFHNMVIIGKVFVKNIYFDKKIIVRYTWDAWRTFHESECVYFSSANGILPGSNMDIFKFSIDDIHNPNDKDSNISQLEFCIQYLTWSVDRSRKEYWDNNDSLNYKIDVITNETRTGPTTDVNDNYEMKHSLFRNPFH